TCGGCTCTGTGGCCTTTGCGACAACATGGAACCCGAGACTTTTTTGGATCATGAAATGGTCTTCCTCCTGAAGGGCCAGCAGGCCAGCCCCTTTGTCCTCCGCACACGGCGCTCCATGGACAAGCCCAGTGCTCCTTGGCACCTGCGGTACCTTGGCCAGCCAGAAATGGGAGACAAGAACCGCCACGCCTTGGTACGCAACTGTGTTAACATTGCCACTTCTGAGAATTTGACAGACTTCCTGGTGGAAATGGGGTTCTGCATGGACCACGAATTCGTTGCCAAGGGGCACGTGTTTCGCAAGGGCATAATGAAGATTGTGGTGTATAAGATCTTCCGCATCTTGATCCCAGGAAATACTGACAACATTGAGCCCTTGTCTCTTTCCTACCTTGTGGAGCTCAGCATTGTGGCACCAGCAGGGCAAGACATGGTTTCAGATGACATGAGGATTTTGCTGAGCAGCTCAAGCCTTTAGTTCACTTAGAAAAAAATGATCCTAAAAGGCAGATGTGAGTGTTTGGCTGTACCTAGATCTAGATCAGGCGTAGGCCACCTTTGACCCtccctccaattgttttggacttcaactcccacaattgggagttgaagtccaaattgggagatgaagtccaaaacaactggagggaggtCCAAATGCCTGGTCTAGATCCTTTTAACTAGTGATCTATCTTTCAGGGTGTGTTTTAGAGGTGGTTTTCTCATCCTGCTTGGTTTTTCTTTGCTGAAATCCCTGGTAGTACACTTTCGGTAGCAGCCAAAGAAAGAGTAAAGCCATAAATGTTTCCTGCTTTCCCtcaattgtttcattttttaaaataataataataataataataataataataataataataataataatttcaaaactGCATCATTCTGTTGTAACAAAAAAATGGTTGAACGTTTTTGTTGGGGAAAAAGAATGGAGTTGCGCTAGATCTAACAAAATAAAAGCACTCTCagtgaccggggggggggggggggggggcacctggaAGGATTGGGAGGAGTCATCCCTTGGCCTTGTGGATAAAGTCAAAGGCACATCATTATTGTATTAGATATGGAAAGGAGAGAACCAGGTGACATGGGGTGGATACGCATTCATTTCTCATCTAGCCTTCTTTATGGGTTGCCTACTTAACAGGCATTTTCTTctctgtgtgataaagtccttatggtgcggagcatctccccccccccccccctcccaagtatttgtagttcgccaaggtccggacaatggattctgctgcttcctgacccagcgcacataactgggttcctgtcttctctttgtgaactctctgacttatgcactggactatggactctgctactacccaacccagcgccCACCACTGGACTTCTGGCTTCCTTTATTGACTCTCTGAACTGTTTTTGGCCGCAAACTTCCTTCTGGTgcttgccttgaaatgcaagcagcctccgtttccatgcacctttgccaaaggactatgagatctccagtttgcgTTAACATAAAGATCCAATATTGTAATAAGCTTTGCTTGGGATGAGGGTGGAATTGCCTCATGAAATGTAAGATATATGAAATCTATGTAATGGAATATTGTATGAAATGTACCCTGATCCCCCTTCCCACCTTTTCCCTCTGAACTTCGCCCCAAAGAAAGGAATGTGACCTAAGGTTACTGTAAagaggaaatcctttgtcctcAAAGAAACCAGTCCATATTTACATCTGCATGGATCCATAATTGATCCTATCTCGAGGCTcattttcagagcagacaatgaGATGAGAGATAGGTCAACAGAAACTCCGGTAAAAGACTGATTAACTCAACTTTTGGTGTTTGTGAAGCTCCTTTGTCTACAAGGCCCCCTtgtttacagagttttgagatccaaatgccatcaacagccccttttcatatttcctcaCAAATCCAATCATCGGACCAGGAAGCTCTTTGTTCCTCCTGCCTGCCACCCCGCTGACAAACACAAAGGCTCGGAAATCAGCTGGCGAGTGCCCCCTGGGCACTCCGCTCCCCCTGCGCTGTCaaacttcgtcccgcctcctggcctctGATTGGACCATCTCCGGAGGTGCTGGGaaggctccgattggccccctggaggcagcagcgcccgctggttggtcgagaggcgggacatgcagccaagcctcctcccagctgttccagggccagccaatcagggcgaagccagCTGACggagggcgggcgggattttcaaactgattttcctttgttctgactgtataaaaatgccgGAAAATCTCTGTGCTGCatgcttgtatgtgaactatcactgcaatcgcatccttttcagctgaatcgcagaaataaacgcttcggtcactggatgcctcttcagcctctggtgagattaattttttaatatttttgcgctttggattggctttcgctggtCGCTCACCGAGGTCaaagacccctttagcggtcttcagggatctcccCCGCTGGGAGAgccccacaaaagagctcgataacaCTTAGAgttagaaaaaaaggaaaagaaacatgaAAGTAAACAAAGCCAGTTTGCAGTGATATTAATGAGGACCCCATCAGCATTGATTAGCATACAGTCCAGATTATGAGATTCACATATCAAATGTTCAAACCAGAGAATCAACATTCAAATGCAGATATAGCAAGATCTGCAAAACCACTGAATTGTAAGTGATGAGTGTATatctattatatattttatataatatatagatgAGTGATATAATATAAGTGAGTAATGTAAGTGATGAgtgtttattatgtatatattattatatatttctatataataatatagatgacattgtaatacaataatagttatatatatatatatatatatatatatatatatataaattaataatgtgatataatacattatatattatatatactgcaACTTATGATATGGTACTGTCAAGGTACAGATGCCACAAAGTCAGTCCCAAGTGCAAAGTaacaacagtttattgaagatacagctcaaaagaataaaaaatgcttaacagcagcaaaatagtattccaaaacaaaacacagaccaACTGGTCAAAAAGGAGGCAAATCAGAGAGTCCCAGAGTCCTAAAAATCCCAACCCACTGACCAAAAAATACAGCAAAGGAAAGGACACTTGCTATAGTTTCAGAGAGCAAGTTCCAGGGTGTAGCAAAGTCGTAGTCAAGCCAGTCTAGGGGTCAAccacagcaaacaggataccAAAGCAGCAGCGTCAAACGTCCAATCCAAGGTCAGGGCAGAAGAGCGAAGACGATGTCCAAGCCAAAACAGTAGCAGAGGGGCCACGAAGTTCAGGAATCACAACCCAGCAAACACTTTGCCAGTCGCAAAGTCCCCATTGCAACCAACCCTCCTTATATTACAAACTTTCATCTGAGCTATAATGAGACAACGCCCCACCCTCAGCTGCTCctgcattctcctccaaactaatgtaatacaacataatactaataatatataataatattgtaatataacaaTACTAAAGtagacattaagtgtagtcgtgtgcaactctggggatggtgctcatctccatttctaagctgaagagccgacattgtctgtagatgcctccaaggtcatgtggttgctGATATGGCTGCGTGGAGTACCATTAAGTTCTcctctgtttttgaactgctcagttggcagaagctggagctaacaacaggagctcacttcatctgtggattcaaactgctgaccttccggtcaacaagttctgcagtttagcggtttaatccgctgcaccaccgCAACCCCataatactactaatatattaaataaatataatactgctgataatataataatctataatgataatactgttttattattgtatattagtaaagtttaagttgtattgtaatatttttaattgtgagccgctttgagtgtccgtatggagagataaagcaggacataaataaattagtaaaataaataaataatcttgacagcTATAAGGCTCTGGCTGACTTAGAAGGGCATAGAGGATACATTTACACAGTCTATCTGTAAACTATACTTCAgaaggatattattattgttgttgttattaaggaTATAACCTAACAGAAGATAATATCCAGGGGAGTAGCGTTTTGCAAATACACCCCTTGTATCTCCCCATTACAATCAGGTAATATCTGATAACGGAaggagatatttttaaaaaaatgcattatgACTTCATTACCTGCTCACCGTCCATGTATTTGCATAACAGAAGCGCTAAGCACAACACAATGAAAAGGATTTAGTGGAACGTTATGGCTAGTTCTAAAAAGATCCAGCTCATAGAGGATGAGTCCTAACACCAATTATGTAACAGAAAAGTAGAACATAGTTTGTCTGTGTGATACAAAGGATGCTGTTGGCAAAGTTAATTACGTTGTGTTGAAATAAttaagtacagggttagtcaaaatgaataggccaataagaaaattaattttagacgaatgtatgtttattgtaaccaaactacagctacgtatcgacagataaattatcaaagttttgtctcaccttcagagatgttcgatatgggcgccccgtgtgacacggcagacgtccacgcgatagtccagttcattccacatccgttgcagcacatccgacgtaatggcatcggaTGCACGAatggtcgtcctgtggttttacccttgcataagcagcccgtctcctcaaattgctttacccacctcgcaatggaatgtcgatgaggtggttccttgccatacttggctcgaaattctcgctggaccgtaattactgacattgttttagcaaatgtcatcacacaaaacgccttctctttgcctgattccgccattttgaaaacagcgactcctagcgacgcctagcggcattaacgtacatgtgtgttgctcaaaaaaaactttgatagtttatctgtcactacgtagctgtggtttggttacagtaaacatacattcgggtacaattaattttcttattggcctattcattttgactaaccctgtacaactAGCCAAGCCACACTGGAGAATCTTCATACCGGAAAAGGACAGCACGAGTCATTTGTTATTAAAGTGCTTcaattcaaatctatgatactatatctgtctgtgtgtgaattatatatctatctatatctatggctggatggctctttgtcaggagggctctgattacattttcttgccctggtgaagagagttggactggatggctttaagtattttctgttggtcatgggggttctctgtgggaaatttgccccaattctgtcatttgtggaattcggaattctctttgattgtaggtgaactataaatcccagtaactacaaatcctaaatgtcaaggtctatttccccccaaactccatctgtgttcatatttgggaatgtggaatatttgtgccaagtttggtccagatccatcattgtttgagtccacaatgctctctggatgtaggtgaactacaactcccaaactcaaggtcaatgcccaccaaacccttctagtgttttctgttggttatgggagccctgtatgccacgtttggttcaatgccataattagtggagttcagaatgctgtttgattgtaggtgaactataaatcccagcaacaacaactcccaaatgacaaaataaaaaaaatgagtgaaggacatacattgggttgttagatgtgtgctgtccaaatatggtgtcaattggcccattggtttttgagttctgttaatcccacaaatgaacaataaatttttatttatatagaaaatagATTACACTGATAGAAAGCATTACGATTTCTTGAGCCAACAGAGCCATCTGCTGGATGTTGCCAGAACACTGGTTAAAAAATAATACCAACATCATGAAAGTTGTACAGAACTCAAGTGTTGGAGAGAATCATTGAAtcttagagttgaaagagaccgcaagggccatctagctcaaccccattctgccatggggAATTAACGTGGagtataaatcaatataataataacaacaacaacaacaacaacaatgtattgtgagtgggatataaattagaTATTGTATCCTAAGCCCTTTGGTTCTCATTtgaggagataaagtggggtataaataaatacaataatagtaattattatattctattgtaTCATAATAAAAgttctcatctcaatttctaactcaaagagctggcattgtctgtagacacccccaaagtcatgtggccattaccttcccactgaggcagtacctattgaatctactcacatttgcatattttcaaactgcttggttggcagaagctggggctaacaacaggagctcaccccttccGTGGAATCGAACTGGCAAGGTTTTTagtttcattctaaaggataAGAGGGAGCGGACCAATGTAATATCACTGGgtagagttccacaggcaaggagccactatggagaaggccctgtctcttgtctccaccagggAGGGGTTTCGGCATGGCAGCCATTGTGCTATATAAAGAGCAGCACATGTCTCAGAGGCTCAtttggagatgggaagggaagggagaagagaaagagaaagagaaagagaaagggaagggaggttgggaAAGGAGCGGTTGGAAGAGCACAATGAAACAAGAGCACACACTCTCAAGCTAGGAAcataactttgtcattattgtcactttttacgggctgtctggccatctgtccagacagatttggttgtgtactactactactactactactaataataataataataacactttatttgtaccccgctaccatctccccaagggactcggtgcggcttacatgaggccgagcccaaacacaacaatacaagcaataatcacaacaatacaagcaattaaaataaaaaacatagacaataaacatacaacattatcaataagacaacatacaattaaaactgtgggaaggccaaatataaaattaaaattggaaatagtgctgaagcatggacgaaaaggtgatagtggcgtttgtggaaggacatacgagcagacctaaaaatgtgaagtgctttggagggacaatgtgctatgggatcattattccgggaaggcacactggaacaaccacgtcttcaagctcctcctaaagactgccagggttggggcctgtctgatgtctttagggagtgagttccagagtcgagggaccaccactgaaaaggccctctccctcgtccccaccaatcgcgcctgcaatgctggtgggatcgagagcagggcctctccagatgaaggaagagatcatgtgggttcgtatacagagatgcgatcacgtaggtaggcgggtcccaaaccattcagggctttgaaggtaagaacctgcaccttgaattcggtctggtagatgaatggtagccagtggagctccttgaacaggagggatgaccgctcccaGTAAGGagtcccagttaacaacctggctgctgcccgttggatcatctgaaatttccgggccattttcaagggcagccccacgtaaagtgcattgcagtaatccagtctagaggtgacttaaggtgccagatccgccttcccgagttggtgcacaagtcttaattgtgcaaaggccctcccggccaccaccgactcctgagcctcaaacgtaagtgaagaatccaagaggacccccaaactgcggacctgtgatttcagggggagtgcaaccccgtccagcacaggttgccaccctataccccggtctggtttacgattgaccaggaggacctctgtcttgtcgggattaatcttcagcttgttcgtcctcatccagacagccacagcagtcaggcactcgtctagcactcgaggggtggaaaagagtagtagagttgtgtgtcatctgcatagagatggtacccaactccaaaactccgatgacctctcccagcagtttaatgtagatgttaaaaagcatgggagacagaatggagccttgagggaccccacaggtcaaaggccaggggtccgagcaagcgtctcccagcttcaccatctgggatcgaccctccaggaaggaacggagccatgacaattactttggtgagatttatttgggaaaattcagATGAAATTCTTGGCTcttttctctttgctcaccagaGTACCAGATTCCCGTTGGTGGGTCTAAGGGCTCCTGTCTCCTGGGTgggagcctccaaattctagctaGATATCACTTTCCCAGCTCCTCTTTCCCCTTTGAAGCATGGAGACAGACCCCCATCCTGCCCCTCTTCTTCCCCTGAAAGGCCAGAGGCCGCTCCTTTCCAatggcctccttccttccttccttcctccctccctccctccctccccccccccttccttcctccctccctccctccctcccttcctgcagGACAAAATGGCTGCTTGAGGGGGAGATGTGGAGTCCCAGGGGCCCTCCAGGCCTGCGGAGGGGCTGCCAGGAGCTTCAGGGCCTGaatggggaggaagggaggcCTTTCCTGCCCACATTGGCCTCCATGGCAGGGAAGCcttctcttcccaaaggagcAAGAAAACAGTTCAATTTGGAGGAAGATGAACTGCAGCCCAGAGATGGGGAGGGAGGGCCAATGGGGAGGGATGCATTTGAAATatcaatgtaaaaattacaaaagGGATGGTTTGTGTTGAACTTGGGATGTGAACCATTGTCCCTCAAGGAAAGAGCCTTGGCTGGGAATCCCCTCTCCAGTCGGCGGCCATATTGTCCCTCGTGAAGGCAGAGGAAAGAGCCACGGAAGGACCTTCAGAGAAGCCATGCAAGGAGGGCCCATTCGGGCTTTCTCTGTTTCTGAGGAGATGTTTATGCCATCCAGGAGTTTGCATGTTTTTACTACGTGGTAGTCATTAAAAaacgttttaaaaaaacaaccaaacttgAACCTAGGTTTTGAAAACAGGCCAAAAGCCCTCTGTGGGACTGCCATTCTTCTCCTTCAGTGTTAACTCATGGCTTTTGACTTTTATTCCCAGGTCCAGGTCCTCAATTGTCAACCCTTTTGCATTTCCACTtcagacatcctgaggagacaTTGCAATGTGgtggtgctttaaaaaaaatcttaaaccaATGAAATTGGTtcctacattttgaaaaaaacaggTCAGGATTCCTCTGTAAGATGCCATTTCTCCTCCAATTTCCAGTCATGTCTTCTGACTTGTATTCTCACAACCAGGTCGTCCATTCTCTGGCtatgtctgttttttaaaaaaataatctttattaagaaatttatttaaaatacaaagtgaaatatataaaaaaatctccaaatagCATAAGAATTATGTAATAAACCAGtatagagaaagggagaaaagaaagaaagaaaaagaagaaaaagaaacaagaaatgggaaagaaaagaaaaagggtggAATTTAtacatcatgtgtgtgtgtgtgtaaacttgGCTTCCTGAGTATCGTCCATGTGagatcttccttttctttcattgtgtctttcttcttcttctattgttCTCATCTCTTCTTTCTATATCCatatgattctatttttttttgtttcagataCTCTATTACCTTCGTCCAATCTATTTCTTCTATTGGGGTTCCTTTATTTTTTGATATTAGGCATGCCAGTATGTCCATATTTCCGATTTCTGCAATTTTCTCCAACCAATCTTCTTCTGGCTATGTCTGTTTCTGAGGAGATCTTTATGCTATTCAGATGTTTTTGAAATTCGTGTTTTTGTGATGTTGTCATCTTTGAAAAATtcctggcttgttgtaggtttttttcgggctatatggccatgttctagaggcattctctcctgatgtttcgcctgcatctatggcaagcatcctcaaaggtagtgaggtctgttggaagtaggaaaaagggtttatatatctgtggaatgaccagggtgggacaaaggactcttttctgctggagctaggtgtgaatgtttcaactgaccacttagctccagcagacaagagtctttgtcccaccctggtcattccacagatatataaaccctttttcctagttccaacagacctcactacctctgaggatgcttgccatagatgcaggcgaaacgccaggagagaatgcctctagaacatggccatatagcccgaaaaaacctacaacaacccggcatgaaagcctttgacaatacacaaacCATTCCTTTTGTAATTTCTATATTGATATTTCAAATGCATCTTCATGGTTTTAAGCTGTACTCTGATGTCTTTAGTTAGCCGTCCTGAGTAAAAATCAggtcaataaataaacaagcaaacccCTCAAAGGAAAGGTTTTTTGAGAGGAATTTTTGAAAACTGTGATCCGGAATTGCCTTTTTGAGTGTGAACAGGATTCCTTCTGTTGCCACCCAATGCTTTGAAGCGCTTGAGTCCCGGACATCAGGCATCACGTCAACTACCCTGActctgatgaggagatattggaaaaatagatatttattgatttatgcataaattgtatgtattttacaaccctgaaatgcataggattttcaagttctctctctctgtaaGAAACCCTAGTTGAAAAGCAAGCTGCGTCCAGCATATTATCTaaacattccaggagagagagatAAGCCCCAGTAGGAGCCATGGACTGGTACTAAGGAGCACCTCTTTGACAAGTCAGAGAGGGCCTCTTGATGGATGAATGTAAGCACACCCAAGATGGAGGGGAAACATTCCATGCTTGCTCCTCAGCAAGACACacagacatgccttttgcatgttaGGAGATAGAATTTGATGCTAGAATGACGTAGGAATGACGATATTGTATGAAATTGTATGAAGATGTATGTTCTTTGTCTGCTTGATTCTGGAAGCTATAAAAGGCCAGTCCACACCTTGATCGCGGCTGGTGTGAATTGAGATTACTCCACACCAGGCCCCAGCTAGAATAAATCCGTGCTTTTAAAGTCTCCAGAcctctctctgtgtctcctttCGTCAAACTGTTCCCTGCCACAACAACTCAGTGCTgcggactcctgggagttgtagttttccccaGGGCCCTGCAAAGAATTCTGCTGCCTCgcaggactgcagctcccagttaagtcgaacatgacccccctccccataagagatagtaacttatagttttgctaagggtgaggacgccaggctggataataagggttaaaccttggtcagtttggtgcgTATcctttaatcaaggctttatgctctattttcatatgcTTACAGCAGAAAGTagccaatttattactgaaaatcatgccacaaaagtatttgaatttcccatctgaggcacacctgggctcctgatggtcccccatctcacaaacaagggactctctttccccctcatggatatttccctttatggaccttcctatgaataatatgaactatggacactgggggaagatagttgggtttactctctgtattatgatttctatattttcattttttctcctgtatttctttatttcccttcatgtatttgaccttgccctgacccttttgctcccttcccctctccttgggggaaatctacaaggaagctaccctgcctctggaaaagcaatcagcgatcataaaaagacccttatctttggacattctttgcatggtagtaaaggaaattcttttgtcttcggagttgggccaccattaggatttctgtttggcagactttttaatcatataacaatgggaggaatatgaccttaggaaagtcctcttttcctccaagccgtttttctttcaaacttctccacaaagaacttccacccaagtctacccctttgtgtcatatctgatggcgacaggaaaaCTCGGATTTCTTTAACATATGTTTATTGCCTTCACTCACGAACACAATAGAATGGCTTGGCTGGCAGACCCCCACCCGGATCTCGCTAAGCCTCAGGGACAATTGTGTCATAATCCACTcgagaatgcattgtctcccttcatcctgcctccctcccttctgattcgctggagcgtcaaggcagcaggagcctcctgataggctctggtGCACCGCAAAAGCCcagtgattggccctgatgcatgggggatggccaagcctcctcccagctgtttgggcgggagggggggagcgtgaattttgaaactcacaactctgtattttctataaaaatggcctttacttctgtaaccacatgctctgcttggtgaatgattgcctctctgcatccttttcagctgaattgctaataaacctcggtggcacttccttccacttggtgagaccttttattgggaaaaatcagggattgggtgcttctctctgtctttccagggtaacgaactctttaaagagttagattggtctctgcctcctggcaaagacccctaaattcctgctctataaCACCAGGAGCCCATCGCATTGACTCATTGGAAGTAAatgggtgtcaaacagggaccAGAAAAGTCACAAAGGGGTTGTGTATTCATAATAACCTGGATGCTGTTTATAGTGAAGTGCCAATACTGGCTTAGcattaaaggattattattattttttaagtcAAGCTCTGAATGTTGCTGCCACATTCAGAAATGTTTCCAATCGTTATTTCATTGTTAGCAATGGCATCTCCTCTGGCAGGAATTGAAAGGTAAATGTTGACAAAGAGATTATGGGGAAATGTTTTTCATGTCAAAAACAGGTAAAATAAttaaggggtgtaaaaataaCCTGGCTAAAGATGTTATGGAGACACGGGTTACGTTAAAGAACAAGATATTTCCAGGAGTTTCTCTCCTAACCccaatagttttactggaaaATTTCCCAGAAGAGCTGAGAATTAAActtaagaataaaaaaaatagtggAGATGCAAACTTCTCTTTCTTGGAAGGAATGGATACAAAAATTCAATGGGCAGGTTTAACAAGTTAGAACAACAAGGTGTTCAATACAACCTTGTTgatcaggaat
This genomic interval from Anolis sagrei isolate rAnoSag1 chromosome 2, rAnoSag1.mat, whole genome shotgun sequence contains the following:
- the LOC132766544 gene encoding mediator of RNA polymerase II transcription subunit 18-like, with amino-acid sequence MEAPPVTMMPVTGGTINMEYLLQGSVLGQSLESLLHRLCGLCDNMEPETFLDHEMVFLLKGQQASPFVLRTRRSMDKPSAPWHLRYLGQPEMGDKNRHALVRNCVNIATSENLTDFLVEMGFCMDHEFVAKGHVFRKGIMKIVVYKIFRILIPGNTDNIEPLSLSYLVELSIVAPAGQDMVSDDMRILLSSSSL